One window of Sphingobacteriales bacterium genomic DNA carries:
- a CDS encoding transposase yields the protein MIAALLLMQKHSWTYAQLFEQIDFNLETRFALGLQDLEKVPFTEPTLFNFKSRLNTHFVNTGEDLIGKLFDRLTNQQLKELKLKTTIQRTDSLLLNSNIRSYSRIELLVELLLRFYSILTAEEQERYTADLSDYIGKKANEYIRHIKPGDQNTHLQKLGQVYHLLYTQLQDIYREHEVFQVFSRVYAEHFTLPETDEKTSVPAPKPNEALNSKCLQSPDDTEATYRKKRANNIKAMWRW from the coding sequence ATGATAGCGGCATTATTGTTGATGCAAAAGCATAGCTGGACGTATGCCCAACTCTTTGAACAGATAGACTTTAATTTGGAAACCCGTTTTGCTTTAGGTCTTCAGGATTTAGAGAAGGTTCCTTTCACCGAACCTACGCTGTTCAACTTCAAAAGTCGCCTCAACACTCACTTTGTTAACACAGGAGAAGATCTGATTGGCAAATTGTTCGACCGCTTAACAAACCAACAACTCAAAGAACTGAAACTAAAGACAACGATACAGCGTACGGATAGCCTTCTACTTAACAGCAATATACGCAGTTATAGTCGCATAGAACTCCTTGTGGAATTGCTTTTGCGCTTTTACAGCATTCTCACTGCCGAAGAACAGGAGCGTTATACTGCTGACTTGTCGGACTATATCGGGAAAAAAGCAAACGAATATATCCGCCATATCAAACCGGGAGACCAAAACACTCACCTCCAAAAGTTAGGGCAAGTTTATCACTTGCTATACACACAATTGCAGGATATTTATCGGGAACACGAAGTCTTTCAGGTATTTTCCCGCGTGTATGCCGAACACTTTACCCTGCCTGAAACGGATGAAAAAACAAGCGTACCTGCGCCTAAGCCCAATGAAGCGCTGAACAGCAAGTGCCTTCAATCGCCCGATGATACAGAAGCCACCTATCGGAAAAAAAGGGCAAACAATATCAAGGCTATGTGGCGATGGTGA
- a CDS encoding transposase, which yields MIATKPSKNYKAEFDLHICNDCPFRDTCPTKTNRKYEKGVAIYKFKPEDYLRQQRHKNIQTIPKAHRKLRPNVEATHGANEKGENRNGKLKVRGLINASLYSISWLLLSILVVL from the coding sequence GTGATCGCCACTAAACCTTCAAAAAACTATAAAGCTGAATTTGACCTCCATATCTGTAACGATTGCCCCTTCAGAGACACTTGCCCCACCAAGACAAATCGAAAATATGAAAAAGGAGTGGCTATTTACAAGTTTAAACCCGAAGATTACCTGCGACAGCAACGACATAAAAATATACAAACAATACCCAAAGCGCATCGAAAACTCCGCCCTAATGTGGAAGCCACCCATGGCGCAAATGAGAAGGGGGAAAACCGAAACGGAAAATTAAAAGTAAGAGGCTTGATAAACGCCAGTCTCTATAGCATCTCATGGCTATTGTTATCAATTTTAGTCGTATTGTAA
- a CDS encoding RHS repeat-associated core domain-containing protein produces MDDAKRGYYHEEGRINLLEGERKEYTLKDHLGNGRVFCYHDSAENEAKTIQEAHYYPFGLPIQKLSPNFEASVGVEANNYQYNGKELNEDFGLHWMDYGARWYDPQINRWGQIDPLAEKFYHESPYVYVGNNPVTFIDPRGMSRTWYFSESGQMIGSPSNDNLPDAVVVIPNSQVADFQDLRDNGVFGDYHSNEANQNLRTQGLTYLTAGFVAFVDEYINRGNENVTYLGTK; encoded by the coding sequence ATAGACGACGCAAAGCGAGGCTACTACCACGAAGAAGGGCGCATCAACCTCCTCGAAGGCGAGCGGAAAGAATACACCCTGAAAGACCATTTAGGCAACGGCCGCGTCTTTTGCTACCACGACAGTGCTGAAAACGAAGCCAAAACCATACAGGAAGCACATTATTATCCTTTCGGCTTGCCCATCCAAAAACTTTCCCCTAACTTTGAAGCATCGGTTGGGGTAGAGGCGAATAATTATCAGTACAACGGCAAAGAACTGAACGAAGATTTCGGGTTGCATTGGATGGACTATGGGGCAAGGTGGTACGACCCGCAAATCAACAGGTGGGGACAGATTGATCCTTTGGCGGAGAAGTTTTATCACGAAAGCCCTTATGTTTATGTTGGGAATAACCCCGTTACATTTATAGACCCGCGCGGTATGTCCCGCACTTGGTATTTCTCCGAAAGCGGGCAAATGATAGGAAGTCCTTCCAACGATAACCTGCCCGATGCTGTTGTCGTAATTCCAAATTCGCAAGTTGCCGATTTTCAGGATTTAAGAGATAATGGTGTTTTTGGTGATTATCACAGCAACGAAGCCAATCAAAACCTCAGAACACAAGGGCTAACCTACCTAACTGCCGGATTTGTGGCTTTTGTTGACGAATACATTAATAGAGGCAATGAAAATGTTACGTATTTGGGGACAAAATAA
- a CDS encoding helix-turn-helix domain-containing protein, producing the protein MGRVNTPILSETGRKELETLFKKSDNHSLRKRCQTILLKAEGRHSKDVGSIVGMCHVSVNSWLKRYKSDGIAGLYIKPGRGKKASY; encoded by the coding sequence ATGGGACGAGTAAACACACCGATACTAAGTGAAACAGGTCGAAAAGAGTTAGAGACACTGTTTAAAAAATCAGATAACCATAGTTTGCGAAAACGCTGCCAGACAATTTTGTTAAAAGCTGAGGGTCGGCATTCAAAAGATGTAGGAAGCATAGTAGGCATGTGTCATGTGAGTGTGAACAGTTGGTTAAAACGGTATAAATCAGATGGGATAGCAGGCTTATACATCAAACCGGGGCGTGGCAAAAAAGCCTCTTATTGA
- a CDS encoding RHS repeat-associated core domain-containing protein: MATGRKSTAALTITWLYTATGRKLQKRTCESGTAQMPPPPATPPIDKHRFFSARMDSVGSARLPGTDTLTEGEYYRNISERIQFIKRLIPPTFTNPAESMPPPEEPPTNCDKRDYIGAVEYDNNIAESYYHEEGRVNLLPGLNLRHEYSLRDHLGNTRICFTDSDNDGDPEILQQTNYYPFGLPIQELSSTFDGVGNNYQYNGKELNDDFGLHWMDYGARWYDPQINRWGQTDPLAEKYYDWNGYNYVLGNPVNLIDPDGKDPIFDEQGNFLGHYNDSDFDGEIMVMPANKYQQVTGGRDVIISPSVATDMGGTYLKDRIAGFSQNTALPMQELEFLSDLFTNLLIEADRVGLIEFDRNNLKSGSITVVGGLTEDGNEWKYPSNKNNLSPYSGNRAQMTRYFDGSFDVSFSIQYYKDGEPTAPHIVHLSHAGNAISILGVHEYMLHGRKGWDGNHNHYRIYPIQWQMTKDFISPEYRSELKKKKGN; this comes from the coding sequence ATGGCTACAGGAAGAAAAAGCACGGCAGCATTGACCATCACCTGGCTATACACCGCCACCGGCCGCAAACTCCAAAAACGAACCTGCGAGTCAGGAACTGCTCAAATGCCACCACCACCAGCCACTCCTCCGATTGACAAACACAGATTTTTCTCCGCGCGAATGGATTCCGTAGGGTCTGCCCGCTTGCCCGGAACCGACACCCTGACCGAAGGCGAATACTACCGCAACATATCCGAGCGCATACAATTTATCAAACGCCTGATACCTCCCACTTTCACCAATCCCGCCGAAAGTATGCCTCCGCCGGAAGAGCCTCCGACCAACTGCGACAAACGCGACTATATAGGGGCAGTAGAATACGACAACAATATAGCCGAATCTTACTACCACGAAGAAGGACGCGTCAACCTGCTACCCGGCTTGAACCTCCGCCACGAATACTCCCTGCGCGACCACTTAGGCAACACCCGCATCTGTTTCACCGACTCCGACAACGACGGAGACCCCGAAATCTTGCAACAAACCAATTATTATCCTTTCGGCTTGCCCATTCAAGAATTATCCTCTACCTTCGATGGGGTTGGGAATAATTATCAATACAACGGCAAAGAACTGAACGATGATTTCGGGTTGCATTGGATGGACTACGGGGCAAGGTGGTACGACCCGCAAATCAACAGGTGGGGGCAGACAGATCCTTTGGCGGAGAAGTATTATGACTGGAACGGGTATAACTATGTTTTGGGAAATCCGGTTAATTTGATAGACCCAGATGGAAAAGATCCAATTTTTGACGAACAAGGCAACTTTCTTGGGCATTATAACGATTCTGATTTTGACGGAGAGATTATGGTAATGCCAGCCAACAAATACCAACAAGTAACCGGAGGACGTGATGTGATAATATCTCCATCTGTGGCTACTGATATGGGCGGAACATATTTAAAAGACAGAATTGCCGGTTTCTCACAAAATACTGCTTTGCCTATGCAAGAATTAGAATTTCTTTCCGATTTGTTCACCAACTTATTGATAGAAGCGGACAGAGTGGGTCTCATTGAGTTTGACCGGAATAACCTGAAGTCGGGTTCAATCACAGTTGTAGGAGGACTAACTGAAGACGGAAACGAGTGGAAATATCCTTCAAATAAAAATAATTTATCACCGTATTCTGGTAATCGTGCACAAATGACCCGATATTTCGATGGTTCATTCGATGTTTCTTTTAGCATTCAATACTATAAAGACGGAGAACCAACTGCTCCACATATTGTTCATTTAAGTCATGCCGGAAATGCAATATCTATTCTTGGAGTTCACGAATATATGTTACATGGCAGAAAGGGCTGGGATGGCAATCATAATCATTATCGGATTTATCCTATACAGTGGCAAATGACAAAAGATTTTATTAGCCCTGAATACAGGAGTGAATTGAAAAAGAAAAAAGGCAATTAA
- a CDS encoding RHS repeat-associated core domain-containing protein, producing MPIQELSTTFDGEGNNYQYNGKELNEDFGLHWMDYGARWYDPQINRWGQIDPLAEKFYHESPYVYVGNNPVTFIDPRGMSRTWYFSESGQMIGSPSNDNLPDAVVVIPNSQVADFQDLRDNGVFGDYHSNEANQNLRTQGLTYLTAGFVAFVDEYINRGNENVTYLGDKIISMTHNGKPVKGGFFAEYGIRLGLTSNGEVTTKGEAYTSGIFNAVIPEFGEAGNAHLHPMPGEYDILVNTGNKNQPYKMYSVINDPGPSGDDMKATRNRNNNYYNVALDPVNMHLYRAESTTSNDGKLINRPESKITVPLNLIR from the coding sequence TTGCCCATTCAAGAATTATCCACTACCTTCGATGGGGAAGGGAATAATTATCAGTACAACGGCAAAGAACTGAACGAAGATTTCGGGTTGCATTGGATGGACTATGGGGCAAGGTGGTACGACCCGCAAATCAACAGGTGGGGACAGATTGATCCTTTGGCGGAGAAGTTTTATCACGAAAGCCCTTATGTTTATGTTGGGAATAACCCCGTTACATTTATAGACCCGCGCGGTATGTCCCGCACTTGGTATTTCTCCGAAAGCGGGCAAATGATAGGAAGTCCTTCCAACGATAACCTGCCCGATGCTGTTGTCGTAATTCCAAATTCGCAAGTTGCCGATTTTCAGGATTTAAGAGATAATGGTGTTTTTGGTGATTATCACAGCAACGAAGCCAATCAAAACCTCAGAACACAAGGGCTAACCTACCTAACTGCCGGATTTGTGGCTTTTGTTGACGAATACATTAATAGAGGCAATGAAAATGTTACGTATTTGGGGGACAAAATAATAAGTATGACACATAACGGCAAGCCGGTAAAAGGCGGTTTTTTTGCTGAATATGGGATAAGATTAGGGTTAACCTCAAATGGTGAGGTTACTACAAAAGGTGAAGCCTATACGAGTGGTATTTTTAATGCTGTTATCCCCGAGTTTGGCGAAGCAGGTAATGCACACCTGCATCCCATGCCGGGCGAATATGATATACTGGTAAACACAGGAAACAAAAACCAACCGTATAAGATGTATAGTGTTATAAATGACCCTGGGCCATCAGGTGACGACATGAAAGCAACGAGAAACAGGAACAACAATTATTACAATGTAGCTTTAGACCCTGTAAACATGCACTTATACCGTGCCGAAAGCACTACATCTAACGATGGGAAGCTAATTAACAGACCCGAATCAAAAATTACTGTGCCTTTAAATCTCATAAGATGA
- a CDS encoding RHS repeat-associated core domain-containing protein has translation MAVKTGKKTGMATGRKSTAALTITWLYTATGRKLQKRTCESGTAQMPPPPATPPIDKHRFFSARMDSVGSARLPGTDTLTEGEYYRNISERIQFIKRLTPPAFTNPAESMPPPEEPPTNCDKRDYIGAVEYDNNIAEAYYHEEGRVNLLPGMNLRHEYSLRDHLGNTRIAFTDDNNDGTAEILQQTNYYPFGLPIEELSTTFDGVGNNYQYNGKELNEDFGLHWMDYGARWYDPQINRWGQIDPLVEKYVHISPYAYVANNPMLFVDPNGKENMIYLLFLPSAGIDTDLRHEIRMQMQAILDNFLGEGIVKVMDFTGTGSNIINGCYLDPSDSFVAFGSVKELKSIAHDCFYSCKIADQFINEFTGSEGNNPEWSENTGFATGRFVGIDAAELLKGNTAVARGEIGAHLGVHGLGHNAGMGDRDSKAPYSVGNYQGLNEKGIMASGNARSRLINDEKVAASEFVSPQNNVKESGKFKEKFSGKAPSDNYKKNQDRGKMRCPKF, from the coding sequence ATGGCTGTTAAAACAGGCAAAAAAACGGGGATGGCTACAGGAAGAAAAAGCACGGCAGCATTGACCATCACCTGGCTATACACCGCCACCGGCCGCAAACTCCAAAAACGAACCTGCGAGTCAGGAACTGCTCAAATGCCACCACCACCAGCCACTCCTCCGATTGACAAACACAGATTTTTCTCCGCCCGAATGGATTCCGTGGGGTCTGCCCGCTTGCCCGGAACCGACACCCTAACCGAAGGCGAATACTACCGCAACATATCCGAGCGCATACAATTTATCAAACGTCTGACACCGCCCGCTTTCACCAATCCCGCCGAAAGTATGCCACCACCGGAAGAGCCTCCGACCAACTGCGACAAACGCGACTATATAGGGGCAGTAGAATACGACAACAATATAGCCGAAGCCTACTACCACGAAGAAGGACGCGTCAACTTGCTACCGGGCATGAACCTCCGCCACGAATACTCCTTGCGCGACCACTTAGGCAACACCCGCATTGCATTCACCGATGACAACAACGACGGAACAGCCGAAATCCTGCAACAAACCAATTACTACCCCTTCGGCTTGCCCATAGAAGAATTATCCACTACCTTTGACGGGGTTGGGAACAACTATCAGTATAACGGTAAAGAACTAAACGAGGATTTCGGGTTGCATTGGATGGACTACGGGGCACGTTGGTACGACCCGCAAATTAATAGATGGGGACAGATAGATCCTCTGGTGGAGAAGTATGTGCATATATCTCCTTATGCTTATGTTGCTAATAATCCTATGCTTTTTGTGGATCCTAATGGTAAGGAAAACATGATATACCTGTTGTTCCTGCCATCTGCCGGTATAGACACGGATTTAAGGCATGAAATACGGATGCAGATGCAGGCTATACTTGATAACTTTCTTGGTGAGGGCATAGTAAAAGTAATGGATTTTACCGGCACAGGATCAAATATCATTAACGGCTGCTATTTAGACCCTTCCGACAGTTTTGTGGCATTTGGAAGTGTCAAAGAGTTGAAAAGCATTGCCCATGACTGCTTTTACAGTTGTAAGATAGCCGATCAGTTTATAAACGAATTCACCGGTTCGGAAGGCAATAATCCCGAATGGAGTGAAAACACCGGTTTTGCGACAGGTCGTTTTGTGGGCATTGACGCTGCCGAGCTACTTAAAGGTAATACTGCTGTGGCAAGAGGAGAAATAGGTGCTCATTTGGGGGTACACGGTTTAGGACATAATGCAGGCATGGGGGATAGGGACTCTAAGGCTCCATACTCAGTCGGTAATTATCAGGGACTAAACGAAAAAGGGATTATGGCAAGCGGAAATGCGAGAAGTAGGTTGATAAACGATGAAAAAGTTGCAGCATCAGAATTTGTCAGCCCTCAAAATAACGTTAAAGAATCGGGTAAATTTAAAGAAAAGTTCAGCGGAAAAGCCCCGTCGGACAACTACAAAAAGAATCAAGACAGAGGTAAAATGCGGTGTCCTAAATTTTAA
- a CDS encoding RHS repeat-associated core domain-containing protein, whose translation MARLHPYLHHNLRSREKVPCRGFRGNQGLPIQELSTTFDGEGNNYQYNGKELNEDFGLHWMDYGARWYDPQINRWGQIDPLAEKFYAWSGYNYVLGNPVIFVDPDGRNTAYYDQDGKLIHYSYDDLPDAVTSVSSGNIDRFHSLTGGQRDASYSNEGASDMRNMGVSYMVEGIKNFALRSDARRDQTGNFFEADSNGKIGQPAKVESKNNLYSIDGKNVYVGSSYNDNIGSHGASESPKNSEVLFGTIVSDIHSHPYNNRNQLFYYKDDGTYGTGPAEFGPSTQDILKSQPRNYYRIVTGRNKEGGLEIYFYGNSEAKSFSVPLNKFNR comes from the coding sequence ATAGCAAGGTTACATCCATACCTGCACCATAACCTGCGAAGTAGGGAAAAAGTCCCCTGCAGGGGATTTAGGGGTAACCAAGGCTTGCCCATTCAAGAATTATCCACTACCTTCGATGGAGAAGGGAATAATTATCAGTACAACGGCAAAGAACTGAACGAGGATTTCGGGTTGCATTGGATGGACTACGGCGCAAGGTGGTACGACCCGCAAATCAACAGGTGGGGACAGATTGATCCTTTGGCGGAGAAGTTTTATGCTTGGAGTGGGTATAACTATGTTTTGGGAAATCCGGTGATTTTTGTTGATCCTGATGGGCGTAACACCGCTTATTATGATCAAGACGGCAAACTTATTCATTATTCTTATGATGATTTGCCTGATGCTGTAACATCAGTTAGCAGCGGAAATATTGACAGGTTTCATTCCCTGACCGGCGGGCAAAGGGATGCCTCTTACAGTAATGAAGGCGCAAGCGATATGAGAAATATGGGTGTAAGCTATATGGTGGAAGGCATAAAAAATTTCGCTTTGCGGTCTGATGCCAGGCGTGACCAAACAGGCAACTTCTTTGAAGCTGACAGTAACGGTAAAATAGGTCAACCTGCCAAAGTTGAAAGCAAAAACAATTTATATTCAATTGATGGAAAGAACGTTTATGTTGGGAGTAGCTATAACGACAATATCGGTTCGCATGGTGCGTCTGAATCCCCTAAAAATTCTGAGGTTTTATTTGGTACTATTGTTTCTGATATCCATAGTCATCCATATAATAATAGAAATCAACTATTTTATTATAAGGATGATGGGACGTATGGGACGGGACCTGCTGAATTTGGCCCATCTACTCAAGATATCTTGAAATCTCAACCTAGAAATTATTATAGAATAGTAACCGGACGTAACAAAGAAGGAGGCTTGGAAATATATTTTTATGGAAATAGCGAGGCAAAATCATTCTCTGTTCCACTCAATAAATTTAATAGGTAA
- a CDS encoding RHS repeat-associated core domain-containing protein, with protein MVFKSCLTKQFIKRLIPPTFTNPAESMPPPEEPPTNCDKRDYIGAVEYDNNIAEAYYHEEGRINLLPGMNLRHEYSLRDHLGNTRICFTDSDNDGDPEILQQTNYYPFGLPIQELSTTFDGEGNNYQYNGKELNEDFGLHWMDYGARWYDPQINRWGQIDPLAEKFYHESPYVYVGNNPVVFIDPRGMSRTWYFSESGQMIGSPSNDNLPDAVVVIPNSQVADFRDLRESGVFGDYHSNASNQNLRTQGITYLTGGLLEFADKYGKGGNDNVTYDNDKIISMTHNGKPVEGGFFAEWGIRLGLTPNGEVFAKGIGYTDGAFNYVSPQFGEAGNAHLHPMPGDYEILVGTGDKLQPRRNHPVEGHAGPSDQDRFIESSKGNRYHNIAIDPKNMYLYRSEKTIYVDGKRTHMPASNITVPLELIR; from the coding sequence ATGGTATTCAAGAGTTGTCTGACAAAACAATTTATCAAACGCCTGATACCGCCCACTTTCACCAATCCCGCCGAAAGTATGCCACCACCGGAAGAACCTCCGACCAACTGCGACAAACGCGACTATATAGGGGCAGTAGAATACGACAACAATATAGCTGAAGCCTACTATCACGAAGAAGGGCGTATCAACTTGCTACCGGGCATGAACCTCCGCCACGAATACTCCCTGCGCGACCACTTAGGCAACACCCGCATCTGTTTCACCGACTCCGACAACGACGGAGACCCCGAAATCCTCCAACAAACCAATTATTATCCTTTCGGCCTGCCCATTCAAGAATTATCCACTACCTTCGATGGGGAAGGGAATAATTATCAATACAACGGCAAAGAACTGAACGAAGATTTCGGATTGCATTGGATGGACTACGGCGCAAGGTGGTATGACCCGCAAATTAATAGGTGGGGGCAGATAGATCCTTTGGCGGAGAAGTTTTATCACGAAAGCCCTTATGTTTATGTTGGGAATAATCCCGTTGTATTTATAGACCCGCGCGGTATGTCCCGCACCTGGTATTTCTCCGAAAGCGGGCAAATGATAGGAAGCCCTTCCAACGATAACCTGCCCGATGCTGTTGTCGTAATTCCCAATTCGCAAGTTGCCGATTTTCGGGATTTGAGAGAAAGCGGTGTTTTTGGTGATTATCACAGCAACGCGTCGAATCAAAACCTTCGGACACAGGGGATAACTTACCTTACCGGCGGGTTATTGGAATTTGCCGATAAATACGGTAAAGGCGGCAATGACAATGTTACTTATGATAATGACAAAATAATAAGCATGACCCATAACGGCAAGCCGGTCGAGGGCGGTTTTTTTGCCGAGTGGGGAATCAGATTGGGATTAACCCCGAACGGAGAGGTTTTTGCAAAAGGCATAGGCTATACCGACGGTGCATTTAATTACGTCAGCCCCCAATTTGGTGAAGCAGGCAATGCCCATCTCCACCCCATGCCGGGCGACTACGAGATATTGGTCGGCACCGGCGATAAGCTACAACCCCGAAGGAATCATCCGGTTGAAGGTCACGCGGGCCCGTCAGATCAAGACAGATTTATTGAAAGCAGTAAAGGCAACCGTTATCACAACATAGCCATAGACCCGAAAAATATGTATTTGTACCGCTCTGAAAAAACAATTTACGTTGACGGAAAAAGAACTCATATGCCCGCGTCAAATATTACCGTACCTTTAGAACTCATCAGATGA
- a CDS encoding co-chaperone GroES, whose translation MSVNIKPLADRVVVKPAEAEATTKGGIIIPDSAKEKPQRGTVVAVGGGKKDEPLTVKVGDSVLYGKYAGTELTIEGEDYLIMRESDIFAVV comes from the coding sequence ATGAGCGTTAACATTAAACCGTTAGCAGACAGAGTAGTAGTAAAGCCGGCAGAAGCCGAAGCAACTACAAAAGGGGGCATTATTATTCCTGATTCGGCTAAAGAAAAACCACAACGCGGCACTGTTGTTGCAGTAGGTGGCGGAAAAAAAGACGAGCCATTGACTGTAAAAGTAGGCGATAGCGTTTTGTATGGTAAATATGCCGGCACAGAACTGACAATCGAAGGGGAAGATTACCTGATTATGCGAGAATCTGACATTTTTGCCGTTGTATAA
- the groL gene encoding chaperonin GroEL (60 kDa chaperone family; promotes refolding of misfolded polypeptides especially under stressful conditions; forms two stacked rings of heptamers to form a barrel-shaped 14mer; ends can be capped by GroES; misfolded proteins enter the barrel where they are refolded when GroES binds): MAKIIQYETDAREKLKKGVDALANAVKVTLGPKGRNVVIEKKFGAPAITKDGVTVAKEIELEDPTENLGAQMLKEVASKTSDIAGDGTTTATVLAQAIITAGLKSLAAGANPMDLKRGIDKAVGKVVEVLKNMSVQVGDENKKIEQVATISANNDLEIGKLIAQAMEKVKKEGVITVEEAKGTDTYVDVVEGMQFDRGYLSPYFVTNADKMEAELENPFVLIYDKKISNMKELLPVLEQAVQTGRPLLIIAEDVDGEALATLVVNKIRGTLRVAAVKAPGFGDRRKAMLEDIAILTGGTAISEERGYKLESATLQYLGRAEKIVIDKDNTTIINGAGNTDEIKARVNQIKAQIETTTSDYDREKLQERLAKLAGGVAVLYVGAPSEMEMKEKKDRVDDALHATRAAVEEGIVPGGGVAYIRTISSLTNLKGANDDEKTGIDIVKRALEEPLRQIAANAGLEGSIIVQRIKSSKGAYGFNAHTEEYGDLMEQGVIDPTKVTRVALENAASIASMLLTTECLIVDKPQEEQAGGHSHPGGGMGGMM, from the coding sequence ATGGCTAAGATCATTCAGTATGAAACTGATGCGAGAGAAAAACTCAAAAAAGGCGTTGATGCCTTGGCAAATGCCGTTAAAGTAACGTTAGGCCCTAAAGGCAGAAACGTGGTTATCGAGAAAAAATTTGGAGCACCTGCCATTACTAAAGACGGAGTTACAGTTGCCAAAGAAATTGAACTGGAAGACCCGACTGAAAACCTTGGCGCTCAAATGTTAAAAGAGGTTGCCTCAAAAACTTCTGACATTGCCGGCGATGGAACTACCACAGCAACCGTTTTAGCTCAGGCAATTATTACAGCCGGCTTAAAAAGTCTTGCAGCAGGTGCAAATCCGATGGATTTAAAAAGAGGAATTGACAAAGCTGTTGGCAAAGTTGTCGAAGTGCTGAAAAATATGTCAGTTCAGGTTGGCGATGAAAATAAAAAAATCGAACAGGTAGCAACTATCTCTGCCAATAATGACCTGGAAATCGGTAAACTGATTGCTCAGGCCATGGAAAAAGTGAAAAAAGAGGGAGTGATTACGGTGGAAGAAGCCAAAGGAACAGATACTTATGTGGACGTTGTGGAAGGTATGCAGTTTGACCGCGGATATTTGTCTCCCTATTTTGTTACGAATGCCGATAAAATGGAAGCCGAATTAGAAAATCCTTTTGTGTTGATCTACGACAAAAAGATTTCTAACATGAAAGAGCTTTTACCTGTATTGGAGCAAGCAGTTCAAACCGGTCGTCCCTTGTTGATTATTGCCGAAGATGTGGATGGTGAAGCCTTGGCTACTTTGGTGGTCAATAAAATTCGCGGCACGCTCCGTGTTGCTGCGGTTAAAGCTCCGGGCTTTGGCGATCGCCGCAAAGCAATGCTGGAAGATATTGCCATTCTTACAGGTGGAACAGCTATTTCAGAAGAGCGTGGTTATAAATTGGAAAGTGCCACACTTCAATATTTAGGTCGTGCCGAAAAAATCGTTATTGATAAAGATAACACTACCATCATTAACGGTGCTGGCAATACCGATGAAATCAAAGCTCGCGTGAACCAAATCAAAGCTCAAATCGAAACAACCACCTCTGATTACGATCGCGAGAAATTGCAGGAAAGATTGGCTAAATTGGCCGGTGGTGTGGCAGTTTTATATGTTGGTGCTCCCAGCGAAATGGAAATGAAAGAGAAAAAAGACCGTGTAGATGATGCACTTCATGCTACCCGTGCAGCTGTCGAAGAAGGCATTGTTCCCGGTGGTGGTGTGGCTTATATTCGCACAATCTCTTCTCTTACCAATTTGAAAGGCGCTAACGATGATGAAAAAACAGGTATTGACATCGTCAAACGAGCTTTGGAAGAACCCCTTCGTCAAATTGCTGCCAATGCAGGCTTGGAAGGTTCTATCATCGTACAAAGAATTAAAAGCAGCAAAGGTGCTTACGGTTTCAATGCACATACCGAAGAGTACGGCGATTTGATGGAACAAGGTGTAATTGACCCCACTAAAGTTACCCGGGTTGCACTCGAAAATGCAGCTTCTATCGCCAGTATGTTATTGACTACCGAATGTTTGATTGTGGACAAACCACAGGAAGAACAAGCAGGTGGACATAGTCATCCGGGTGGTGGAATGGGTGGTATGATGTAA